The genomic interval AGCACTATATCATAAACAGCTCCACACATGAATTAAAAGGCGCATCAGTCAGATACATACACACCTGCTCTCTGATGACAGCATAAACAACATAGAAGGACATAGCTGTGTGGACCactgtgtttttcctttgtgtgtgtgcatgtgtgtgtgtttgtgtgggagaaGGTGTTAAATCTGCACAATCATATCTCACCTACTGAAAAAAGCCACCATCCGCTCCACCTGTCACCAGTGGAAACAAAGACCAGGGACTGTTCTATGTCAGCAACTGGAGAGCTGCTATCTCCAACCATctgggagaggaaaaggagagataCGATTAGGAGCTCTTCGGATGCTgccaggaaagaaaaaaaaaaaaaaaaaaaacagatttctgaTGTGGAGGTAGACGGACAAAACATTCACTCCACGGAGAGGGGGGTCTGATATAAACGGCAAGATGGCTATCTGCTCTGGGCAGTGGtgatgaaaagagagagtgtCAATAGAGTGTGGATGACATAAGTGTACTCGCATTTATCTCGCAGGCACAGTATGCgaatatacaatatattatgCATGCAAAAAGTGAGTCACTGGCTGGAATTCGAtatgcatttcatttcagtcatatTTTGTTCCTCGACACAACATCAATGCAAAGTAAAATATGATAGAGTTTGTATTAATCTCCCTGTGGActcctttttccttttgttcctaccttgcacacaaacacacacctgcctccagcccctccccttccctcagcctctctctctctctctttcacacacacacacacttacacacacagagtgacaaATATGGAAGAAACAAGTGATGCGGTGGATGTAGCGAAGCATATGGGAAATAATTCACAAGTTACACATGGGAACTGAAGGACAGAAACCTACTCGTGTATTCAGGAAGGTGGGAACACATTTGTCATGTCCTGCAGCAACAGTGTGCATATGATAAGGCTGCAGTTGTGGAGCTTTTTTCTCAGATAGTAGAGATGTTTATGGCGCATCAGAGCgcaataatatatatttaaaaaaaaaaaacctccagcGTCTCTGGCGTGCTCCTCTTGAGATATGCAGGCTCTTATCGCCGTCGCCTTGAACTTGCCCATACGGACTCCGCTGATCATGTAGAGAAATTCCACAGCTCTCTGACAACAAAAAGCACGCCACGGTAACAGCCGCCTATCGCCAGCGACCGCCCCGTTCTCACCCGATTGGATCGTCCGTCTGACTGGCACGTCCCTCCGCTGCTCCCATTGGCTCGGCTCGGGCGACGGCACCCGCGACTGCGCTCCAGTCAAAATCCTCCGAAGGCGGAGCGGCGGTGCCGGGGCCGAGGCGGAGCTCTCCCTGGTACTTAAATGGAGCATAGGGGTGTTCGCCGGGAAGAGAGGAGTGGAAGTTACGAGCACGCAACACGACAGCCGGAGCTGGCCGGTGGCGCGGCGCCGAAGAGTGAGAGACGAGCGTGAGAAGAGAgcggagagaagaagagaaaagaaggagagcAGGGGAAGGAGGGTGACCGTGCAGCCCTCTGGTACTCATGGACCATAAGGATATTTAACCATTTGCCCGGGGAGCGCGCAGgtatcctttttttccccttcagttTTCTTTGCGTAAAGACACGACAGTGGCCTTTATTTACAGTACCGTCTCTTTCCTCACTCTTTTTCACGCAGCAGCTGCCACCCTCAGACTATTTCCCCTCTTTTCCTTGCTGCTTCTTCCGCGTGGGAACCGCAGACTCTTTTCAAATTCCACCGGAATTAATGATTGACTAATGGGTGTGAGGAGAGCAAGGGAGAGCAGTGGATCATTGATTGTGTTAGTGTACTCTTTCGGCTCAGTAACACGCGAGAGCTCTTGTCCCTCTGTGCAGGTGACTGCCGAGAAGTGTTGAGTGTTTTCTTACTCTCACATCAGTTGGCCAAAGGGACGTTTTTAACGCAGCCCAGCGTCTGTGCATAATGTGTGGTGCCGCGTGAATTTGTTTGACGCTGCGTTTTGCTCTATTGAcacccgtctctctctctctctctctctctctcctctctctctctctctctcaccccctctccctctgtcccctcTCAGACACCGCAGTCCATGCCTCTGCCTTGCCAGGTCATTGATGGGAAACCAACTGGATCGGATCACCCACCTCAACTACAGCGAGCTGCCCACGGGGGATCCGTCCGGGCTAGAGAAGGACGAGCTTCGGGTCGGTGTCGCCTACTTCTTCTctgacgaagaggaggaggtggacgaCCGCACTCCGTCTGACTGCGGCTTCACCAAGGACCACAGCCCGACCGAGGAGGGACCCTTCTCGGTCAGCGAGGTGGAGTACTCCGCGTTCTGCTCCCAGGAATGCATCTTCTCCAAGCTGCGGGAGAACGAGGACTTGAACGTGTACTCGGCCAAAACTTTGCTGACTATGTGCAAACCGGGGGACCTGCTGGAGCTGGTGGGCACCGCGCAAGCCCCGCACTGGGCCATCTACGAGCAAGACGACCGGGTCATTCACCTGCACAAGGGCGAGATCCGCAAGGACAGCCTGCTTGAGATCAGCAACGGTCGCCACGGGAGGATAGTCAACAATCGCTACCGGTACCGGCCGCTTCCCCCCGACCTGGTGATGCAGAACGCGGCGGGACACCTGGGCCTGAGCAGCGAGGAGATATGCTGGACCAACTCGGAAAGTTTCGCAGCCTGGTGTCGCTTTGGGAAACGGGAGTTCAAAGCCGGGGGAGAGGCGCACTCGGCGGAGCAGCAGTATTTCCTCAAAGTGCATCTGTCCGGCAGCGGGGTGCACACTCTGGTCTTTCGCAGCCTTGAGGACATGATCCGGGAGAGGAGGCGAGTGGACGCCAGTGGAATTCTCAAAGAGCTGTCTTTGGTTAACGGGGGCAAGGAGTGATCAGGGATTCCGTTTGatatcctcctctcctccaccaccaccctccacaacccccccaccccctcctcgGCTGCCTCTCCTCTCGCCGACGCGCACCGGACgcacagtttgtttgtttttttgcgcacacacacacacacacacacacacacacacacacacacaaagcgtactcacacacacaagcacacaaacacacgtatAGACACATGCAAGGACCTGTTGGTTTCGGACTGTTGTCACGgatggaccccccccccccccctcccttcctccctccctcctctgggCTGCGCACTGGACCACAGGCGCTCTGTGGAATTTCCATCAAATTGCAGAGTGTTGAAAACTGAAGAAGAGAGCGGCCATATAAACAGACAACGCCCCTTTCAGATTAGACTTCGTGTTGAGTGGGACACACGATTTCTATGAAACcccttgccccccccccccacccccccaccccctcctcgGACAGCTAAAATCACCTTtacaccccccccaccccctcgcACACAGCGCACACGGCACggtttggttttctgttttaatttctcGGGATAAAACGGAAATGTGGCCCCTTCCTCTGCATAGGGGCGCCTGCTGCGGCAGACCAGACGGTGAGAccgggagagggagagaaggatctggggaggtgggggaggggggttgtGCTGGAGGGGTAGGGAGGGCAGATGAAAGATAGGATCTGGGGTGGCTCTCGAAAAGTCTCCCTTCTATTTTTTTACTGTTAGCTTTAAGACCGGGACTGACCATAACACAGATCCAAGCCACTAATTCATAGACCTCTTTGACAGTCCCAGATGGCTACGCAGTTGCCTAAACAAAGCATTTTTGGCTTGTTCAAGCTCCCCTTTTGCCATATCGAGAGTATTGTCATTTTCACAATGCTGTCATCCTGCTCCACAGCACTGGATGTATGTGTAAATTGTATTCATATATTGATTTCAATTTGAGTCccttatttttgtatttaagttTAGTGGATTTAACCCtgatctctctttttttggttcaaataaatggaggttgaaatatgaaaaataatcacTTGGTCCAGCAGGTGTTGTTTGGTTACAAGTGTGCGATAACACACgatctctcactctcactcacacaggTGCACactctgagcacacacacacacacacacacacacacacacacacacacacacacacacagggatgcGTGAATTATTGATGTTCTGGTGCCTCCTGACCTGCCTCAAGCCAAATAGGCTTCATATATCTCCACAGTATTTGGAGGCTGTAAAATGGTCATCTGCATCAAACCCATAAAGGCTTTATGAAAAATCCATATGGGATCTGGGAGCTACTGTATATAGGCAGCTGTATAGAGTCAATGGGAACACACAGTGTTTGGCCACAGGCTGTATTTCCTTGTGTGGGTTTTTATCCTGCTGGTGTTTAGACATTCACAGGCATGTTGATCTCTCCTGATTATGCGTTCTTCACAACAGCGCTACTTAAGCTATGCTGGCTTCTTAGCCCAAATTTTCACATCTGCATTCTGAACAAGATGTCTTCCCTATAATGCTTATCATGAGGAAAAACCTTTGTGTTATTATGGCACCTGTGTTTTATCAGTCCGCAGTGACTTTATCTCTTGATTGATGCTGCTACCTCCTCTGTTATGAGACTCAGATAGTGCCTTTGTTTTCTCAGGCTTGTGATGTGCTGTAGTATAGGTGAAGGTGGGATCAATCACCTCACCAGTCCGTTTACCTTGGCTTGTCTCCTCAGAGTCTGAAAACACCAGAGGAAGTGTTTTGCTGTAATGCGTGTCTTTGTTCAGGCTTGTTGCACCTGTGATTCCTTTTTGATTGTATACATAGGTGAATGGCACATAAGTGAGTATGACAGTGAAGAGTGAAGAGGTTTTCAAATACTATACAGCTTGTCTAGTTGAATTCTCGCCTCTAGTTACTCATGATTTTAGCCTCAGTGATGGTCATGAATAGCAGAGCCGTTGCTGGTTTAGCGGCTGGAGGGGAGAGGTAGAcaaagagtttgtgtgtgtttgtgcgtgagagagagacagggagagggcaCGCTGGAAAACCAGCGGGCATGCTGGGATTTaccatgtgtgtatttgtctctgCTGGGCCTGTTTGGGCATAGATGATGTTTGTTGCACTGACAAGCTCCAGCAGACGCAGGTCTCCtgtccattgtgtgtgtgtgtgtgtgtaatctgaGGGCTGCAATCTCAGCCCTCAGACATCTCTCATGTCAGAGTACAGACTAATAAGGCTGTGAATCTTGTAAATGTGCCTTGAGAAGATTTTCTCCAGCTATTGACCCAAATACTTTATTGTATTGGACTTTGCTGTGAATATATTGACACatttcctctcttgtttcttcccttttcctctAATTCTCTCTCGCCCCTGTTGGCCAGTATTTCCTCATTATTGCTGTGTATTGCTTTACTCTCCTCACCTCTCATTGTTTTACCAAAGCCAAAAATCACAGTGTTTCAATTCCTTGCAAAATCCACATTAACATAAaattttgttgattttaaaaataggCAAAAATGGAATCCAAAGTCCCATAGTCCAAATTTAGGCACATTTCAATAATGCAATGCAATAATGTGTCGCTCTTGCTGACAAACATGTATTCCAGATTGATTTGGATAAACATctatttacagctgttttatccCTTTACTTTCTTCAGTTTTACCCAGTAATGACTGTTCTTTCCGCTCAGTACATTTTGGACAGGCTCAGTGTTAAATTGAGGTTGCCccaggtgtatgtgtgtgtgtgcatgtgtgtgtgtgagtgcgtcAGACATCCCCTGTGAGTTTGAAAAATCAGGGTACTGGGGCAGCTGGTGTTGGAGtttgtaagtgtgtttgtggtgtgtgacTAATAGACCTCGGAGAAAgatctactgtgtgtgtgtgtgtgtgtgtgtgtgtgtgtgtgtgtgtgtggtgttgcaCACAGCATTGTTATCTCGAGGCGAGACTTCTGCTGTCTGACATgacattgtatgtgtgtgcatttcagtttcagctccATATACTGTGTACGAGTGTGCGAGTAGGTGAAAATGTGGCACCTAACTACCAGAGCTGCGAGTGTCGAGTTGTTTGTGTGAGCTCAGgctactctgtgtgtgtgtgtgtgtgtgtgagtatatatatatatatatatacatatatatatatatatatatcagccatatgctgtgtgcatgtatatttATGAAGGTCTGCATCTTTGTATCCATCGGTGACAGTGTGAAAGTAAACGCTGTTACTAGGGAAACACATGTGTctccatgcatgtgtgtgtgactatgcAAACGCTCCACATCTCTTCTTGTTAGCCTTAATAATTACTCATGTAAGACAAACATATGACAACCAAATCTTCCttactttgtctctctctctctctctctttctttctcacacacacacacacactgaagacaaACCCAGTGTGAATTGAATACATCCATGCCACCGCACAAAGGAACAATAGCTGGTCCccagtgagtcagtgtgtgtgtgtgtgtgtgtgtgtttgcgcgcATCTGGACAAAGCAGATCGCAGCTAGTCCTCTGCCAGCTAAATCAGTGGTCTCAGAGGAGATGTTCTGGGGAGGAGGGAACAAGACAGAATATCCTATCTGCACGATGCCTTTAAGAGGATCTCCCTCTAATCTAGACACTGGCCTGGACTCCCAGTAGACTTGAATgtcttgttttcctcttccGCTGTTCTTTAGGATGGGTGTTTTATTCAACAACAATGACTACACAGCTGGTGATGGAAATGAGGCAGTGGTAAATGGGTTACACGCTGTTGGACCATTGGCAATAGCAGTTTCCTCTAAACATCTGTTGTAAAATGTGTGCATACATCATACCTATGCAGCATTTCGGTGTTTGAACTTGCACctacacactgacatttaaaactgATTACACGCAGCAGCACATTTGTAATTTCAATTACATGGCCAACTAGACCTGCTTATCAGTTCCCCTCAAAGCATCGTCTTTGCGCAAGGCTGATAGAACCTGTAATAGGTCGGTATAAACATGAAGAGTCTGTAAATTGAACTCTATAAACCCTACATGGCAGCGTCCTTGTCTGTCGTGGCATCACTATTGTTTCTTCAGTTAAATAACTTCAGCAAAGTcttaagtctttttttctctgtgacaaCAAATTgaatgaaaagaccaaaaccaattATGAATTCTTCCTATCATCAAGAGTTATCTGTTTATCCAAAGCCTGATCATGTGCACATATCAACTGTACAAAagacaattaaaaacacatcagtgagccacactaTTACACTGGGTGACATCCTACTGCGTTACAATGAACATGgccactgtagtttattttaagtCGATTCCTTgtacaccatcctgctgctgtaaatactccCTGGAGCAAATCCACCGCTGAAAAATAGTCCATAACGAATGCAATGCTTACTCCTGTTTTggtaaaaactacagtgttcagctgttttggaaaaacacatagcccttttaaaatatgaaaatatatatgtgtgacCTGATTTAAAACTTTAATGAGAACCTGTGGGTTTGGGGCTGAGAGGCACAGACAGGGTTGGGAAGTTGGAGAGTACTGACAGACGGATTAACACACTGTTGGATTTGATCAATTCATTGGTCTCTCTCATTGAAGTCTCAGTTGTAGAGCAACTAATAATCAtcctaaaatgttgaattattcctttaatgaCATCAGCATAGTACCATGACCTGTGTAAACTGAGAAGAGACTCGACATGCTGCTccctgtcacttcctgtcaggtGACTTTCATCAGGTTACGATTGGGGTTAGATTGTAATTTAACCTGTTACCACATGAAGGTCTACTGTGCCAAAACATTGGATCTAAAATTTAAGTACAAGTGGCCAACAATAACTGAAATAACAACGTGTAAAGACAGGTAAAGTTGGCTGTACCTGATAGTAATAGATTTTGACCAGACAAAGAAGCTAAcctgcttgtctgtgtgttggtcTTACACTTAACAAGGGAGGACTCCAAAGCAAAGAGGGAATCCCTGCTCTGTCAGGACACGTAGAGCACATGACTACACCCACATTAAATTTACACCAGCTATTCAACGTGGTTCCGGTGCTAAACAAAAAGACTGACAAAACAAGTCCTACTGGAAACAAACGGCGTGCAAACACCCCCACCCAGTTTTAGGTGCAGCAGGTGCATTAACTGACATGCAAATAAACACCTCTGTTCAAACAAACTCCTTTGTCTGCACCTGGCCACTGTGGATTACGTGACGTATTCTGTCAAAATCGGTTGGTTCAAATCAAATTTAGTAACAGCTAGTGTTAGTAACCAGTTTGGAAGAAATATAAAGGttcaaatgaggaaaaaatattttggtcTCAGAGGTTATTGGGCGAGCTCCTTTACGTGTTTTGCTGTGCATCTACATCAGTACATGCGTCATCTAAGTTTTTTGTACCTACACCAAGTTGGTATTTCTGTCATCAAGTGTGGACTTACGTCACATTTCTCTTTCCTTTGTCAGTCCTGCATCCTAAAGCCTTTACAGTTACTTTTAAAGTTAAGTACAAAAGTTGGACTCCTGTCAGTGTTGCTATATTACTGGTTTGATATTACTGATACATTAACATGTGAGCAGTACTTTAATGCTGTAGCTGGTCGAGGTGGAGCTGATAGTTTTTAATCTGTAACAGTGCATCATATGTGAGAAGatgatcatatgttttgtgtgtaaaaaatgtacgaaatgtttccctctgaaatgtggcAAAAATTGGAAGTAGAATCGGGCCTCCAAGCTGTAAACAtgctttattatttttaacCAACTTGTTCAGGAGGCTGCACGTAATAATCTTTAGGGGGCTTGCCTTTCTGTTGTTGCTTGATGCAAAATAGCAGGGGTTAAGTTCTTTGTTTTGCTATGTGTTTTGGTAAACTCTTAAAGGTCAgtggcaaaagaaaaaagcacTTTTAGGTGATAAAACCCAACACTACCATTTCCCACAGCCCATAAATTTTCTATTCTAAGGGCAGGTGTTCCAACATTTGACTGTGCTTCACTGAGTTTAGGGACTGAACTGCCTCAGGATATGTGCTCTGCCACAGCTGCACCGCTCTGTCCTCAGTGcctctcctcacctctgtcAGGAGACAGTGACTGCTAAAGTGTCAGCAGCATATTGTCAACAAGCGCTTCAGATGCTGTCATTCATTCGGTGTTGCAGCATCACAAACATTACCTTTAAATTTACTCTCAGTACCAGAGATGAAGCTATTTGATTGCTTTTGTCGAGGGGGGACAAAGAATCAGATATCTTGGTATTCTGATCTTCTGAGGATGACATTTGTCAGGTGAATTCTAATTTGTTAAAGTTCTGGCCGTAGAAGTCATTTCCTGTTCCTTTGACAGCACTAGGTCTcattcacaaacattttataaatgtctCATCACATTTGTGCTTAGGTCTTTCATAATCAATGTTTTACAAAGCAGCCCCCTTTCCCTTAAATCAACTCAATTTAGCCGCTTTTTTCCATAATTAATGTGCAAAGCCATAGTttccaaaacacatttgtacatAATAATAAGCAATTTGGCAATGATAAAACATTCTGAGCGTGCAgtttgaattcattttattaatgaTAATGAGTTGCTTTGGCTCCCCTGTGGAGATGAGAAATAGCAGGGATTCTTTGTCTGGCGCAAAGACACTCCAACAGCTCTGTCACGAGTCTCGACCCTGGCTTGACTGGTTAAAGGACAAATATTGTAGCAGTCAGTCCACCCTGCAGCCCTGACTGTTTAATGTATGTGgccctcgtcctcctcctcctcctcctcttcactttttAACGACTGGGAAGAGAAATTGCCCTCGGGCTGTGGCCTGGTGCAATCATAGTTTGATTAATGGGAAAGACCTAACATAGCCCCATCTTTCCGTCTCTGTGGTTTTAACCCTTCTTAAAAAGTCACAGGAAAAGGTTACTGTAAATGTCATTATGAGCATTTCACAACCTTCCTGGCTGCCCTGCTCTGAATAACCTTGCGCTAAATGTCATTCtcttaacattttgtcattatatACACTCCCAAGTGTTTCCTCAGTAAAGGTTTAAATTTTACCATTTCCCAGTGTTGGTCTTTACACGTGGAAATTTCGCTTGCATCTTTTACAATTGCACACTGTTGAATAATGCCCTCAGTGAATTCATTTTTCACAAGAGGAGTTTgaacagagatttttttttttcccctctctttcagCCTCACACTGCAGTAGTTCATGTGAGGACTGTGATaatctctctccccctccctccctctatctctctctctggataAGAACTTAAAGACAGCAGTGAAAAACAAGCATGCGGCCATTTGACAGTCAGTGTGTGGTCTGCTAAGGCTATTTAAGAAGTGAGAGGTCAGTGAATAAGCATGAAGCATTGTGTGCTTGCATATTCAGGACTAATTTTTaacttacatacatacaacaaAATTAGTGTGATATGGAGCTGAGCTATAGAAGTAATgtctaaatattttatttttcttgataaTGGACTGTAGGCTCTATGAATATCTATTCATGTTCTCTCTGATGGATTTACCAAGGGACTTTTCAGCATTTAATACAGTGAAAGcattaaatgtacagtatagtaTATTAAAGAattattctttcttttatcaaaatgaattcaaataCAAAGTTAGAGTAACTTTTTCCTTTGAAGCAGTTGAGGACAAAAGAGAATTCCAGGTCATTTCATTTCTGGCTAAATGGTGAAGGCACAGTGAAGTACTTAGGTACTTATGTATATGAATGACTAACACCAGCAAGTTTACAACCCTCAAAACACGCAGCaacttgtgttatttttctgccTCCCCTAAAACCTGTAGAAGTGTTTCGGCATCTTCCTTCATccccaaaacacaacaaactacGTTGTTTACGTTAGAGTTGCAA from Lates calcarifer isolate ASB-BC8 linkage group LG7_1, TLL_Latcal_v3, whole genome shotgun sequence carries:
- the lratd1 gene encoding protein LRATD1 yields the protein MGNQLDRITHLNYSELPTGDPSGLEKDELRVGVAYFFSDEEEEVDDRTPSDCGFTKDHSPTEEGPFSVSEVEYSAFCSQECIFSKLRENEDLNVYSAKTLLTMCKPGDLLELVGTAQAPHWAIYEQDDRVIHLHKGEIRKDSLLEISNGRHGRIVNNRYRYRPLPPDLVMQNAAGHLGLSSEEICWTNSESFAAWCRFGKREFKAGGEAHSAEQQYFLKVHLSGSGVHTLVFRSLEDMIRERRRVDASGILKELSLVNGGKE